From Virgibacillus ihumii, the proteins below share one genomic window:
- a CDS encoding DUF488 domain-containing protein, whose translation MPVQIKRIYDDANQDDGIRVLVDRVWPRGMSKEKANLDHWMKEIGPSSDLRKWFGHDPEKFADFKKKYKDELSSGTQQDELSKLKDVTKENNKNVTLLFSAKDEKHNQAVVLKEILDHQ comes from the coding sequence ATGCCAGTACAAATCAAACGGATATATGACGATGCAAATCAGGATGACGGTATTCGGGTTCTGGTGGATCGTGTATGGCCAAGGGGCATGTCCAAGGAAAAGGCAAACCTTGATCACTGGATGAAGGAAATCGGGCCATCCTCGGATTTGCGGAAATGGTTTGGGCATGACCCGGAAAAATTTGCTGACTTTAAGAAAAAATATAAGGACGAACTCAGCAGCGGCACGCAGCAGGACGAGCTAAGCAAATTGAAAGACGTTACAAAAGAAAACAATAAAAACGTAACATTGCTGTTTTCCGCAAAGGATGAGAAACATAACCAGGCAGTCGTCCTGAAAGAAATACTCGATCATCAATAA
- a CDS encoding YjiH family protein, whose product MQKDTYKWTDHLKFIIPSLIGIFLFMTPVNTDQGMTIPIAILSNWLQALLKDQLSMIMMIIIVVTAIMTMIAKIAGKEAFQKTPFFQQLFYVSTFWTITRIVAAIFAIMVYFRLGSEMIYGPDTGQLLLGDLLHVLFAVFLFAGLFLPLLMNFGLLDFFGTLMTKIMRPLFRLPGRSSIDALASWVGDGTIGVLLTSKQYEDGYYTKRDAAVIGTTFSVVSITFTLVVIDQVGLIQMFVPFYLTVIAAGVIAALIMPRIPPLSLKANTYISEAEGDIEEEVPTGHNSLTFGYKKALEQAKTETSVYKFFKEGGQNILDMWMGVAPIVMAFGLIALIIATYTPVFSWLGLPFIPLLELMQVPNAEAASETILIGFADMFLPSIMISTVEAEITRFIIAALSVTQLIYMSEVGGLLLGSKIPVSFWNLFVIFLLRTIITLPVIVLIAHLLF is encoded by the coding sequence ATGCAAAAAGATACATACAAATGGACTGACCATCTTAAATTTATAATTCCATCGCTAATTGGTATTTTCCTGTTCATGACTCCTGTCAATACCGATCAGGGGATGACCATTCCGATCGCTATCCTGTCCAATTGGCTTCAGGCATTATTAAAAGATCAGCTTTCCATGATTATGATGATAATTATAGTAGTTACTGCAATCATGACAATGATTGCAAAAATTGCCGGCAAAGAAGCATTTCAAAAAACACCATTTTTCCAGCAGCTTTTTTATGTAAGCACTTTCTGGACGATTACACGAATTGTTGCTGCCATATTTGCGATAATGGTGTATTTCCGGCTGGGATCTGAAATGATTTACGGACCAGACACCGGCCAGTTGCTGCTGGGAGATTTGCTGCACGTGTTATTTGCCGTGTTTTTATTTGCCGGACTATTCCTGCCGCTGCTGATGAATTTCGGTCTGCTCGATTTTTTCGGAACACTAATGACAAAAATTATGCGGCCATTGTTCCGGCTGCCTGGCCGTTCCTCCATCGATGCACTGGCTTCCTGGGTTGGTGACGGTACAATCGGTGTGCTGTTGACAAGTAAGCAGTATGAAGACGGCTATTATACGAAACGGGATGCAGCTGTAATTGGTACGACATTTTCAGTTGTCTCGATTACGTTCACACTGGTTGTCATTGATCAGGTCGGTCTTATTCAAATGTTTGTCCCGTTCTATCTAACGGTGATTGCTGCTGGGGTCATAGCAGCATTGATTATGCCGCGTATCCCTCCGCTCTCGCTAAAAGCCAATACGTACATCAGTGAAGCGGAAGGAGATATCGAGGAAGAAGTTCCAACAGGACACAACAGTCTCACATTCGGCTATAAAAAAGCACTTGAGCAGGCAAAGACTGAGACAAGCGTATATAAATTTTTCAAAGAAGGCGGACAGAACATACTCGATATGTGGATGGGTGTAGCCCCGATTGTGATGGCGTTCGGGCTGATTGCATTAATCATTGCAACCTATACACCAGTCTTTTCCTGGCTTGGACTTCCGTTCATCCCGCTGCTTGAACTGATGCAGGTACCTAATGCAGAGGCGGCATCTGAGACGATTCTGATCGGATTTGCCGACATGTTCCTGCCATCCATTATGATCTCAACGGTTGAAGCTGAGATTACCAGATTTATTATTGCTGCATTATCCGTTACACAATTGATTTACATGTCCGAGGTCGGTGGACTGTTACTCGGGTCAAAAATTCCGGTCTCATTTTGGAATTTATTCGTTATTTTCCTGCTGCGGACCATAATCACATTACCGGTTATTGTACTGATTGCACATCTGCTTTTTTAA
- a CDS encoding M24 family metallopeptidase: MEQRFNTSEYQQRLSQVKAKMEEQGVDVLLVSNPSNMNYLTGYDAYSFYVTQALIVIKEQEQPIWIGRRMDANGAKLTTWIDNEHIYYYTDDYLHSDMKHPMDVIAHLFKKLKQDHRRIGVEMGSYFLSAMAYETFKSWLPNATFFDTTTLIGYVRMIKSDRELQYMRNAAANAEAAMQAGINSIKKGISENEVAANIYYAQIHGVEGIDGDYPSIAPFLLSGVKSSSPHLTWSGEVFNGDEIVTLELAGVHKRYHSPLARTIKLGEPSSKEKRLGDAVTDSLNETLNAAKPGATCGDLALVWSDAIRKHGFEKYDRLGYSVGLSYPPNWGEHTASIRQYNQTVLEPNMTFHLIPGLWEDDCGVEISETFVVTENGCETLANFQRELIKKES, translated from the coding sequence ATGGAACAACGATTTAATACTTCAGAATATCAGCAGCGCCTGTCACAGGTGAAAGCAAAAATGGAAGAGCAGGGTGTGGACGTTTTACTGGTTTCCAACCCTTCCAATATGAATTATTTAACTGGTTATGATGCATATTCCTTCTATGTTACACAGGCTCTGATTGTTATCAAAGAGCAGGAACAGCCGATTTGGATTGGCAGGAGAATGGATGCGAACGGGGCTAAACTAACAACATGGATTGATAATGAACACATTTATTATTATACCGATGATTATTTGCATTCCGATATGAAGCATCCCATGGACGTCATCGCCCATCTGTTTAAAAAGCTGAAACAGGATCACAGACGGATTGGCGTTGAAATGGGCAGTTATTTCTTATCGGCAATGGCATATGAAACATTTAAAAGCTGGCTGCCCAATGCCACATTTTTCGATACGACAACACTTATCGGGTATGTGCGAATGATTAAATCAGATCGGGAACTGCAATATATGCGGAATGCAGCGGCCAATGCTGAGGCAGCAATGCAGGCGGGGATTAACTCCATTAAAAAAGGTATTTCCGAAAATGAAGTCGCTGCCAATATTTATTATGCTCAGATTCATGGTGTGGAAGGGATTGACGGTGACTATCCATCAATTGCTCCGTTTTTGCTTTCAGGTGTTAAATCATCCAGCCCCCATTTGACATGGAGTGGGGAGGTATTTAATGGCGATGAAATTGTTACGCTTGAGTTGGCAGGTGTTCATAAGCGGTACCATTCACCGCTTGCCAGAACAATTAAACTTGGCGAGCCTTCATCCAAGGAAAAACGATTGGGTGATGCGGTAACAGACAGTTTGAACGAAACATTAAATGCCGCCAAGCCAGGCGCAACATGTGGTGATTTAGCACTTGTGTGGAGCGATGCAATCCGCAAACATGGTTTTGAAAAGTATGACAGACTCGGATATTCAGTCGGGTTAAGTTATCCGCCAAACTGGGGCGAGCACACAGCAAGTATTCGCCAATATAATCAAACGGTTCTGGAACCAAACATGACGTTCCATCTGATTCCCGGACTTTGGGAAGATGATTGCGGGGTTGAAATCAGCGAAACATTTGTTGTTACGGAAAACGGCTGTGAAACACTTGCGAATTTTCAGCGGGAGCTGATTAAAAAGGAAAGCTGA
- a CDS encoding sugar nucleotide-binding protein codes for MMKVCVFGASGYVGASVFQLAKEIPGAEVTGTYLEEPALLDDLYKLDINQPESFSEFYKEADPDVVIWSVMDGPNEHELTDQGLLHLITHLTPQTKLIYISSDFVFTEGKGPYNEDDALSKLPDDHLFSNYANAKVKAERFITNELSNYVILRAGPIYGENKIGKLDERTDKLSSHLRSGKPAAYRDDLVRTFVHVDDLAKVIQELIENDVTGVYHTGATESRSYYEFMRGAAEQFGYNRRLVEKGSEREKVDQEVPKDTSLNTEKIRQITKLIFR; via the coding sequence ATGATGAAAGTATGTGTATTTGGAGCGAGTGGCTATGTTGGTGCATCTGTTTTTCAACTGGCAAAAGAAATTCCAGGCGCTGAAGTGACCGGCACATATTTGGAAGAACCGGCCTTGCTTGATGATTTGTATAAACTGGACATCAACCAGCCGGAGTCGTTTTCCGAGTTTTATAAAGAAGCCGATCCCGATGTTGTAATCTGGTCTGTAATGGACGGTCCGAATGAGCATGAATTAACCGATCAGGGACTGTTGCATCTGATTACGCACTTAACGCCGCAGACAAAACTGATTTACATTTCATCTGATTTTGTGTTTACGGAAGGGAAAGGGCCGTACAATGAAGATGATGCGCTGTCGAAATTACCGGATGACCATTTATTCAGTAATTATGCAAATGCAAAGGTAAAAGCTGAGCGTTTTATCACAAATGAGCTTTCCAATTACGTTATTTTGCGTGCCGGTCCGATTTATGGTGAAAATAAAATCGGCAAACTGGACGAACGTACCGATAAACTTTCCAGCCATCTGCGTTCAGGTAAGCCGGCAGCGTATCGTGATGACCTGGTTCGCACGTTTGTTCATGTGGATGATTTGGCGAAAGTCATTCAGGAATTGATTGAAAACGATGTGACCGGTGTTTACCATACAGGTGCAACGGAAAGCAGGAGTTACTATGAATTTATGCGCGGGGCGGCTGAGCAATTCGGCTATAACAGACGGCTTGTTGAAAAAGGCTCCGAGCGGGAAAAGGTTGATCAGGAAGTACCGAAAGACACATCATTAAACACAGAAAAAATCAGGCAAATTACGAAACTTATTTTTCGCTGA
- a CDS encoding L-cystine transporter, with translation MDTVYVIINIAVLLMLVGVLFYMQKKHFSFSKRVFTGLGLGIVLGAVLQMIYGAESEVLGQTGAWYDIVGRGYVSLLMMIVVPLVMVSIIQSIINLKKSSDLGKMSAWIIGILVGTAMISAVVGIASAGLFNLSADQINAGQAENERGQMLESTLGDVEDMSTPEKILSFIPTNIFLDMTQQRPTSVIAIVIFSIIVGIAVLGVRRKNPEQAEAFTKIVNSLYAVVMRIVTLILRLTPFGILALIANMTATTDIAGILELGKFVIASYAALIAMFIIHLVLVGVFGLNPMTYLKKVMPVLSFAFSSRSSAGTIPLNIQAQKNSLGVDSGIANMSASFGATIGQNGCAGIYPAMLAVMIAPSVGIDPFTPEFLIKLVLIVGISSFGVAGVGGGATFAALIVLSSMGLPVALAGLLISIEALIDMGRTALNVNDAMLSGTLTARILKKLNLKTYNDKTAIEQEFSA, from the coding sequence GTGGATACAGTTTATGTTATCATCAACATCGCCGTACTGCTTATGCTGGTTGGGGTACTGTTTTATATGCAGAAGAAGCATTTCTCGTTCAGCAAAAGAGTGTTCACCGGTTTGGGGTTAGGAATTGTGCTTGGTGCTGTACTGCAAATGATCTATGGTGCTGAATCGGAAGTGCTGGGTCAGACAGGAGCATGGTATGATATTGTTGGGAGAGGTTATGTCAGCCTGCTGATGATGATCGTTGTGCCGCTTGTCATGGTATCGATTATCCAGTCGATCATTAATTTAAAAAAATCATCAGACCTTGGCAAAATGTCCGCATGGATTATCGGTATATTGGTTGGAACAGCAATGATTTCAGCGGTGGTCGGCATCGCAAGTGCAGGATTATTTAATTTGAGTGCTGATCAGATTAATGCCGGTCAGGCAGAAAACGAGCGGGGGCAAATGTTGGAGTCAACGCTGGGTGATGTGGAAGACATGTCAACACCCGAAAAAATTCTTAGCTTTATTCCAACGAATATTTTCCTGGACATGACTCAACAGCGGCCAACATCCGTAATTGCAATTGTTATATTTTCAATCATTGTAGGGATTGCCGTTCTCGGAGTGCGAAGAAAAAATCCGGAACAGGCCGAAGCTTTCACAAAGATTGTTAATTCGCTTTATGCTGTAGTAATGCGGATCGTAACCTTGATTCTGCGCCTGACACCATTTGGGATTCTGGCATTGATTGCAAATATGACAGCGACGACAGATATCGCCGGTATACTTGAACTCGGCAAGTTTGTCATTGCGTCATATGCAGCATTGATTGCCATGTTTATTATTCACTTAGTGCTGGTAGGGGTGTTTGGACTGAATCCCATGACGTATTTGAAAAAAGTGATGCCTGTATTAAGTTTTGCATTCTCATCCCGGTCCAGTGCCGGTACGATACCATTGAATATCCAGGCGCAGAAAAATTCACTCGGTGTTGATTCGGGAATTGCCAATATGTCTGCATCATTTGGTGCAACGATCGGGCAAAACGGATGTGCTGGGATTTATCCGGCCATGCTTGCGGTAATGATCGCGCCTTCCGTTGGTATTGATCCATTCACACCGGAATTTTTAATCAAATTAGTGCTGATTGTAGGAATCAGTTCATTTGGTGTTGCTGGAGTCGGAGGAGGAGCGACTTTTGCTGCATTGATTGTGCTGTCATCTATGGGGCTCCCAGTTGCACTCGCCGGGCTGCTGATCTCCATTGAAGCGTTGATCGATATGGGTCGTACAGCACTGAACGTAAACGATGCCATGCTCAGCGGAACATTAACAGCACGGATTTTGAAAAAATTAAACTTAAAAACGTACAACGATAAAACTGCAATCGAGCAGGAGTTTTCAGCGTAA
- the ligD gene encoding DNA ligase D: protein MKLMKPIAGTEIPNGDKWVYEVKYDGFRCVLVWEKNSVKLFSRNDTDLSGNFPEIIAYCQERQELIANELPLKLDGELVVLNNPLQANFSLIQKRGRLSNKDAISTAADARPASFMAFDLFNRENDAHFSVRKKRLAEILHPLKENGLVRYVPFYEDANMLWKEIFENKGEGMIAKRRDSTYGIGKKHHDWYKIKNWRTITVFMTFYHPGNDYFSIGVFDDNSIHEVGKCKHGLDNEQMETLKSLFLSKGAAEKDGYRLPPAICAEIHTLDLHGGEVREPEFVQLLPGMTADSCTWSKLQQDISMLPEVINPSHLNKTFWPEPGFTKGDLLVYMREITPYMLPFLRNRRLTVIRCPDGVDDTSFFQKHLPDYAPDYIREIQVDDEMFFSCEDLNSLTWFANHGAIEFHVPFQTADSETPCEIVFDLDPPDREAFPLAIKAAVLLKEMLDDLKLTSFVKTSGGKGLQVHIPIPNGSLTYDETAVFTQAIAWTIEGRYPDSFTTERLKEKRGNKLYIDYLQHGKDKTLVAPYSPRKSTDATVAAPLFWSEVKKGLTPDLFTIENAVDRVKTKGCPFSGYWKAGAEQNMEKLIGLIK from the coding sequence ATGAAATTAATGAAGCCGATTGCCGGTACAGAAATTCCGAACGGTGACAAGTGGGTGTACGAGGTGAAGTATGATGGATTCCGGTGTGTGCTTGTTTGGGAAAAAAATTCAGTTAAGCTTTTCAGCAGAAACGATACAGATCTGTCAGGAAATTTCCCGGAGATTATTGCTTATTGCCAGGAACGTCAGGAGCTGATTGCAAATGAGCTGCCGCTCAAACTGGACGGAGAATTGGTTGTATTGAACAATCCGCTGCAGGCCAATTTTTCATTGATTCAAAAGCGCGGGCGTCTCAGCAATAAGGATGCAATTTCAACCGCAGCTGATGCCCGTCCGGCAAGTTTCATGGCATTTGATTTGTTTAATCGGGAAAATGATGCGCATTTTAGTGTGCGGAAAAAACGGCTTGCGGAAATTTTGCATCCGCTGAAGGAAAACGGTCTGGTGCGGTATGTGCCATTTTACGAAGATGCAAATATGTTATGGAAGGAAATTTTTGAAAATAAAGGAGAAGGGATGATTGCCAAACGCCGTGACAGTACTTACGGAATTGGGAAAAAACATCATGACTGGTACAAGATTAAAAACTGGCGAACGATCACCGTATTTATGACCTTCTATCATCCGGGAAATGATTATTTTTCTATTGGTGTTTTTGACGATAACAGCATTCATGAAGTCGGCAAATGTAAGCATGGATTGGATAACGAACAAATGGAAACGCTGAAGTCCCTTTTTCTGTCAAAAGGAGCCGCTGAAAAAGACGGATATCGCCTGCCGCCAGCTATTTGCGCTGAAATACATACCCTTGATTTACATGGCGGAGAAGTCCGTGAGCCTGAATTCGTCCAACTGCTGCCCGGCATGACGGCTGACAGCTGTACATGGAGCAAACTTCAACAGGACATTTCCATGCTGCCGGAAGTAATCAATCCCTCACATTTGAACAAAACTTTTTGGCCCGAACCCGGGTTTACCAAAGGTGACCTGCTCGTCTACATGCGGGAAATCACCCCCTATATGCTGCCGTTTTTACGCAATCGTCGTTTAACGGTTATCCGTTGTCCTGATGGAGTTGATGACACGTCATTTTTCCAAAAACACCTTCCGGATTACGCGCCTGATTATATACGGGAAATTCAGGTTGATGACGAAATGTTTTTCAGCTGTGAAGATTTGAATTCACTAACATGGTTCGCCAATCACGGCGCAATTGAATTCCATGTGCCTTTTCAGACGGCTGACAGCGAAACTCCATGTGAGATTGTTTTTGATCTGGATCCGCCTGACCGGGAAGCGTTCCCGCTGGCCATTAAGGCTGCGGTTCTTTTAAAAGAAATGCTTGATGACCTGAAGCTGACTTCATTTGTAAAAACTTCCGGGGGCAAAGGGCTGCAGGTGCATATCCCCATTCCAAATGGCAGTCTGACATATGATGAGACGGCTGTTTTCACACAGGCGATTGCCTGGACGATTGAGGGCAGATACCCTGATTCATTTACGACTGAACGTCTAAAAGAAAAACGCGGCAACAAACTGTATATCGACTATCTCCAGCACGGCAAGGATAAAACACTGGTTGCTCCATACTCACCAAGGAAGTCTACGGATGCAACCGTTGCTGCACCGTTATTTTGGAGTGAAGTGAAAAAAGGCCTTACACCGGATTTATTTACGATTGAAAATGCTGTCGATCGTGTGAAGACGAAAGGATGTCCATTTTCCGGGTATTGGAAAGCTGGCGCTGAGCAGAACATGGAGAAATTAATTGGGCTGATTAAATAG
- a CDS encoding Ku protein has protein sequence MHTMWKGTISFGLVNIPVKMHAATENKDVKLRQLHKECQTPIKYQRTCPNCDRDVESDEIVKAYEYAKNKFVVLDDEELANLKKEQEDKAVEIVDFVKLDEIDPIYFEKSYYLSPGDGGGKAYGLLRSALNETGKIGVAKMIIRSKEQLAVIRIYQNTLVVETIHYPDEVRAVQDVPNVPEETETAKKEIDTAKMLIEQLTTEFDPEKYKDDYRTALLELIEAKKNQDEVTTAKEKPKPDNVTNLMDALEQSLDRAKKDKPKTKKKTASSGKKKTASSSKKKTGS, from the coding sequence ATGCACACGATGTGGAAAGGAACCATCAGTTTCGGGCTGGTCAACATCCCGGTGAAAATGCACGCCGCTACGGAAAATAAGGATGTTAAGCTAAGACAGCTTCATAAAGAATGCCAAACCCCGATAAAATATCAGCGCACATGTCCCAACTGCGACCGTGATGTGGAAAGTGATGAAATCGTCAAGGCATATGAGTATGCAAAAAATAAGTTTGTCGTACTCGATGATGAAGAACTTGCCAACCTGAAAAAGGAACAGGAAGATAAGGCGGTCGAAATTGTCGACTTTGTAAAACTGGATGAAATTGATCCGATTTATTTTGAAAAAAGCTACTATCTTTCGCCGGGTGACGGTGGCGGCAAGGCATACGGTCTGCTGCGCTCTGCCTTGAATGAGACAGGGAAAATAGGGGTTGCCAAAATGATTATCCGGTCAAAGGAACAGCTTGCGGTTATCCGGATCTATCAGAATACACTTGTTGTGGAAACGATCCACTATCCTGATGAAGTACGGGCGGTTCAGGATGTCCCAAATGTCCCGGAAGAAACCGAAACGGCCAAGAAAGAAATTGATACCGCTAAAATGCTGATTGAGCAGCTTACAACTGAGTTCGACCCGGAAAAATATAAGGATGATTACCGTACCGCGTTACTAGAGTTAATCGAAGCAAAGAAAAATCAGGATGAAGTTACAACTGCGAAAGAAAAGCCAAAACCGGACAATGTCACCAATCTGATGGATGCCCTGGAACAATCATTGGATCGCGCCAAAAAAGACAAACCAAAAACGAAGAAGAAAACCGCATCCTCGGGCAAAAAGAAAACGGCGTCATCCTCCAAAAAGAAAACCGGATCCTGA
- a CDS encoding OsmC family protein, with product MAEHQFDLQADWPGGRNSTGYIEAGNLQTKISIPPEMDGPGVGTNPDEMLLGAAATCYLITLAAMMERSKLPLKKMSLDSAGIVDVTDGVITYKRIIHTPHVSLQDDAEKKHYRMLEKLVDKAEENCMISRALKGNVSVEVEPDIV from the coding sequence ATGGCGGAACACCAATTTGATCTGCAAGCGGACTGGCCTGGTGGACGGAACAGTACAGGCTATATCGAAGCAGGAAATTTACAGACGAAAATATCCATTCCCCCTGAGATGGATGGACCGGGTGTCGGCACAAATCCGGATGAAATGCTTCTGGGTGCAGCTGCAACATGCTATCTAATTACGCTCGCAGCAATGATGGAACGGTCAAAACTCCCATTGAAAAAAATGTCGCTGGATTCTGCGGGAATTGTTGATGTCACGGATGGCGTGATCACCTATAAACGGATTATTCATACACCGCATGTTTCATTACAGGATGATGCGGAGAAAAAACATTACCGTATGCTGGAAAAGCTGGTAGATAAAGCAGAGGAGAACTGTATGATTTCGCGGGCATTGAAAGGAAATGTGAGTGTGGAAGTCGAGCCGGATATAGTTTGA
- a CDS encoding acyltransferase family protein gives MNRNAYFDNARVFLIFLVVFGHLVQPFTDGSNGMNTLYLWIYTFHMPAFIFLAGFFAKGSGNWKYIFNLAKKLLVPYLIFQLLYTAYYFFIGKEGWESGIFYPQWSLWFLFSLFSWHILLIGFKKLPAAAGIISTIAIGLVAGYFGDIGHTFSLSRTIVFFPFFLMGYWMTKDQVLVLKRKGLQIAAVVVLVGVAAGIYIAPDFNSGWLLASKSYGDLGLPEFGGLARLLVYGTSFAMSFSVLALIPQSHSTVTKLGARTLYVYLLHGFFIQLFREANVFEVSNFFDVIGLAVIAAFIVWLLSSRPIQGIWQPFIEGKASILKDVFGDRGRKGDQHFNT, from the coding sequence ATGAACAGAAATGCGTATTTTGATAATGCGAGAGTCTTTTTAATATTTTTAGTCGTTTTCGGCCATTTGGTTCAGCCTTTTACAGATGGTTCTAACGGAATGAATACACTTTATCTATGGATTTACACGTTTCATATGCCTGCGTTCATATTCCTGGCAGGGTTCTTTGCAAAAGGGTCAGGTAACTGGAAATATATTTTCAATCTGGCAAAAAAGTTGCTGGTGCCGTACCTGATTTTTCAATTACTGTATACAGCCTACTACTTTTTTATCGGAAAAGAGGGCTGGGAAAGCGGAATTTTTTATCCGCAATGGTCCCTATGGTTCCTGTTCAGTTTGTTCAGCTGGCATATTCTGTTGATCGGCTTTAAAAAACTACCGGCCGCAGCGGGAATCATTTCAACTATTGCTATCGGATTGGTGGCAGGTTATTTCGGTGACATCGGGCACACATTCAGCCTGTCCAGAACGATTGTGTTTTTCCCATTTTTCCTGATGGGGTATTGGATGACCAAAGATCAGGTGCTTGTATTGAAACGAAAAGGATTGCAAATTGCAGCAGTGGTTGTTCTGGTTGGAGTTGCTGCCGGTATTTACATTGCACCTGATTTTAATTCGGGCTGGCTTTTGGCATCAAAATCATACGGTGATTTGGGACTGCCGGAATTCGGCGGTCTGGCAAGGCTGCTGGTCTATGGAACGTCTTTCGCCATGTCATTCAGTGTGCTTGCTCTGATTCCGCAGTCACACAGTACCGTAACAAAACTTGGTGCCAGAACATTATATGTCTATTTGCTGCACGGATTTTTTATCCAACTTTTCCGTGAGGCGAATGTGTTCGAAGTAAGCAACTTCTTTGATGTAATTGGCCTTGCTGTAATCGCAGCATTTATTGTATGGCTGTTATCAAGCAGACCGATACAGGGAATCTGGCAGCCGTTTATTGAAGGAAAAGCATCCATTTTAAAAGATGTATTCGGAGATCGCGGCAGAAAAGGAGATCAGCACTTTAATACGTGA